From Amycolatopsis sp. YIM 10, the proteins below share one genomic window:
- a CDS encoding type VII secretion-associated serine protease mycosin, which translates to MRSFGTPSRVATVLLTATVAILAPGLSPLTASAQQGSPPPGTPPGTAPLVPPPVDLGKVPAATNKPDKAYVKKIDCVTRDLNNNIPLPDIPWAQKYLQLDKVHDHMRAATNGHVGRTPTGETIRVAVIDTGVTEHPAFGQPVQSGGDYVKSEGRGLEDCDGHGTEVAGIIGARKQDNIGFMGVAPDAQIVSIRQSSQNYQVDDKPATPAAPPNSESGQPSGEQPPPSGGAGEESGTEEPAESSGTAGASASDTVPGQGNQGRQQGGQGAGNLTTLAQAVRTAADTEGVRVINMSVDNCRPASGGGITPEEQALQAAVRYAVNKDIVVVAAAGNTSEACKQNNQPDPSKPINIVSPPWFTDDVISVAAIDETGGVASFSVNGPWVTVAAPGTKIISLDPSKNARMGDFANQTVEGDQVLPIQGTSFASPYVAGLATLIRAKFPNLNARQVMNRITTTAQHPGSRTGRDQFVGYGVINPMAALTAVIPGEDKIALSTPLQQKLPVPASLPSDLPPANDGDQAPMIVALSGAAGGVVALLITLFVVHTVRRNRPATPNKPA; encoded by the coding sequence GTGCGTTCGTTCGGAACACCGTCTCGGGTGGCGACGGTGCTGCTCACCGCGACAGTCGCGATCCTGGCCCCCGGCCTGAGCCCGCTGACCGCGAGTGCGCAGCAGGGCTCGCCGCCCCCTGGCACCCCGCCGGGCACGGCCCCGCTGGTGCCGCCGCCGGTGGATCTGGGCAAGGTCCCGGCCGCGACGAACAAACCGGACAAGGCCTACGTCAAGAAGATCGACTGCGTCACGCGCGACCTCAACAACAACATCCCGCTGCCCGACATCCCCTGGGCGCAGAAGTACCTCCAGCTCGACAAGGTGCACGACCACATGCGGGCGGCGACCAACGGGCACGTCGGCAGGACGCCGACCGGGGAGACCATCCGGGTCGCGGTGATCGACACCGGGGTGACCGAGCACCCGGCGTTCGGCCAGCCGGTGCAGTCGGGCGGGGACTACGTCAAGAGCGAGGGCCGGGGCCTCGAGGACTGCGACGGCCACGGCACCGAGGTGGCGGGCATCATCGGCGCCCGCAAGCAGGACAACATCGGGTTCATGGGTGTGGCCCCGGACGCGCAGATCGTCTCCATCCGGCAGTCCAGCCAGAACTACCAGGTCGACGACAAGCCGGCCACCCCGGCGGCGCCGCCGAACAGCGAGTCGGGGCAGCCGTCCGGTGAGCAGCCCCCGCCATCGGGCGGTGCGGGCGAGGAGTCCGGCACCGAAGAGCCCGCCGAGTCGAGCGGCACCGCCGGTGCCTCCGCTTCGGACACCGTGCCCGGCCAGGGGAACCAGGGCCGGCAGCAGGGCGGCCAGGGCGCGGGCAACCTGACCACGCTGGCCCAGGCGGTCCGCACCGCGGCCGACACCGAGGGTGTCCGCGTCATCAACATGTCCGTCGACAACTGCCGACCTGCTTCTGGCGGCGGAATCACGCCGGAGGAGCAGGCGCTGCAGGCCGCCGTCCGGTATGCGGTGAACAAGGACATCGTGGTGGTCGCCGCGGCGGGCAACACCTCCGAGGCGTGCAAGCAGAACAACCAGCCGGACCCGAGCAAACCGATCAACATCGTCAGCCCGCCGTGGTTCACCGACGACGTGATCTCGGTGGCGGCCATCGACGAAACCGGCGGCGTGGCGAGCTTCAGCGTGAACGGGCCGTGGGTGACCGTGGCCGCGCCAGGAACCAAGATCATCTCGCTGGACCCGTCGAAGAACGCGCGGATGGGCGACTTCGCGAACCAGACCGTGGAAGGCGACCAGGTCCTGCCGATCCAGGGGACCAGCTTCGCTTCGCCCTACGTGGCCGGGCTGGCGACGCTGATCAGGGCGAAGTTCCCGAACCTGAACGCGCGGCAGGTGATGAACCGGATCACCACCACCGCGCAGCACCCCGGCTCGCGCACCGGACGGGACCAGTTCGTCGGCTATGGCGTGATCAACCCGATGGCGGCGCTCACCGCGGTCATCCCGGGCGAGGACAAGATCGCCCTGTCGACCCCGCTGCAGCAGAAACTCCCGGTCCCCGCCTCCCTGCCCTCGGATCTTCCGCCCGCAAATGACGGTGACCAGGCCCCGATGATCGTGGCCCTCTCCGGCGCGGCCGGCGGCGTGGTGGCCCTGCTGATCACCCTGTTCGTGGTGCACACCGTGCGCCGCAACCGCCCCGCCACCCCCAACAAACCCGCCTGA
- a CDS encoding WXG100 family type VII secretion target, whose translation MGIPNSEPDVFQGLRATPTPPAAAAGFSGQKQDLPGPVQAENVPQRLVEPPAAPPEAEGKGGHLEFLSELSRQLGVTDVVEAHLVPVVGQWTEMRAEAERWRAAAASAGEISKELAEPLGKVDAGWEGENADAFVAYMGKINSASEAAQEAMNTMADALDETADAIERITGTMIDVVLDAAEVASESAMLPVGGAERARNHLVDVQQSTQALHDSVRDVLEEFARLCDGVEGKDAEERSVTMENQFPGEKFALKDDSAPPAAAVAGGTAVKAEEAAEKTDVPAEKATGAPGGSGGGSGKEHAASGGAGAVGTDTAVPSPPQPGNQVAAGAPPAGEPVAASSGAAAASRGAAGAAGSPMMGGMMPMGMGGMGGGGQGGNQEHRVKTRATTDPVDLFGKPEQVAPPVLGEDPVRKSPEKGA comes from the coding sequence ATGGGCATCCCGAACTCCGAGCCCGACGTCTTCCAGGGCCTGCGGGCCACACCCACCCCACCCGCCGCGGCTGCAGGCTTTAGCGGGCAAAAGCAGGATCTCCCTGGGCCGGTGCAGGCGGAAAATGTGCCGCAGCGGTTGGTGGAGCCGCCGGCTGCTCCTCCAGAAGCCGAAGGCAAGGGCGGGCACCTCGAGTTCCTGTCCGAGCTGTCGAGGCAGTTGGGCGTCACCGACGTCGTCGAGGCGCATCTGGTGCCCGTTGTCGGTCAGTGGACGGAAATGCGGGCAGAGGCGGAGCGCTGGCGTGCGGCGGCGGCTTCTGCGGGCGAAATCTCGAAGGAGCTCGCGGAGCCGCTCGGCAAGGTGGACGCGGGTTGGGAGGGCGAGAACGCCGACGCCTTCGTGGCCTACATGGGCAAGATCAACTCGGCCAGCGAAGCCGCGCAGGAGGCCATGAACACCATGGCCGACGCTCTCGACGAGACCGCTGACGCCATCGAGCGGATCACCGGCACGATGATCGACGTCGTGCTTGATGCCGCAGAAGTCGCTTCCGAGTCCGCGATGTTGCCGGTTGGCGGGGCGGAGCGGGCGAGGAATCACCTCGTCGACGTGCAGCAGTCCACGCAGGCCCTCCACGACTCCGTGCGTGACGTGCTCGAAGAGTTCGCTCGTTTGTGTGACGGTGTCGAGGGGAAGGACGCCGAAGAGCGCAGCGTCACGATGGAGAATCAGTTCCCCGGCGAGAAGTTCGCGTTGAAGGACGACTCAGCCCCGCCCGCTGCCGCCGTGGCCGGTGGGACTGCGGTGAAGGCCGAGGAGGCCGCCGAGAAGACCGATGTGCCCGCTGAGAAGGCGACTGGGGCACCAGGTGGGAGTGGCGGCGGTAGCGGCAAGGAGCACGCGGCCAGCGGCGGCGCTGGGGCGGTAGGAACCGACACCGCTGTGCCGTCGCCTCCGCAACCTGGGAACCAGGTCGCCGCGGGAGCGCCGCCGGCTGGTGAGCCAGTGGCCGCGAGTTCGGGCGCCGCCGCTGCGTCGAGGGGTGCTGCGGGCGCCGCCGGGTCTCCGATGATGGGCGGCATGATGCCCATGGGTATGGGTGGCATGGGTGGCGGCGGCCAGGGCGGCAATCAGGAGCACCGGGTGAAGACCCGGGCGACTACCGACCCGGTGGACCTGTTCGGGAAGCCGGAGCAGGTCGCGCCCCCGGTCCTCGGCGAGGACCCGGTCCGGAAATCCCCCGAGAAGGGCGCCTGA
- the eccB gene encoding type VII secretion protein EccB translates to MPSTPTTKSQVQAYQFVLRRMQSALVRKDAVMLHDPMRTHSRATIVGVVLAVIGMLGFIIFGFIKPAPKPPSAGIVIGEQSGQIYVKTENPTKLIPTFNLASARLMLLGQQQQAPADGQQAGQQQPGAAPKLVEPAVVPDEQLKDIPRGRQQGIINAPQLLPNKDQRISDNWAVCDFLRIDPNQPESVGLQQASRETSVLAGVSNLGTDGMGRELGDREALLVTGDNAATYLVYRLANHANQPNASVVKARLAPGNIVKAALGVTVNGRKISTGLLNAIPEVDQLNEQRVQNAGAPTSGFNIDNLPIGAVFKTQLSGGSPQFWVIHQTGIQEISEVAGDIIRTTNTSVPQNKEVRTVNLDQIANVRKVTAGMPEALKVDTYPRLKPEILDPIKSGTPATCLGWRTQGDGATKDERTAVYVSNEVPFPKDANGVRRTPVAVGQATPDGMKIDSFYMQPGRAAVVRAAQSKDSFTSGPISLVSDLGLRYGVPDLPTAQALFGPDPQAPAPENILKLLPAAATTLNVNDAKRTYDSVPVDPNAGSFPSAAPQAEGAGG, encoded by the coding sequence ATGCCGTCAACACCGACAACAAAGTCTCAGGTCCAGGCATATCAGTTCGTGCTGCGCAGGATGCAGTCCGCGTTGGTCCGCAAGGACGCCGTCATGCTCCACGACCCCATGCGGACGCACTCGCGCGCCACGATCGTGGGCGTCGTGCTGGCAGTGATCGGCATGCTCGGGTTCATCATTTTCGGCTTCATCAAGCCGGCGCCGAAGCCACCTTCCGCGGGCATAGTCATCGGCGAGCAGTCCGGTCAGATCTACGTGAAGACCGAGAATCCGACCAAGCTGATCCCGACCTTCAACCTCGCCTCCGCGCGGCTGATGCTGCTCGGCCAGCAACAGCAGGCGCCGGCGGACGGCCAGCAGGCCGGTCAGCAACAGCCGGGCGCCGCACCCAAGCTCGTCGAGCCCGCGGTGGTGCCGGACGAGCAACTGAAGGACATCCCCCGCGGACGGCAGCAGGGCATCATCAACGCGCCTCAACTTCTGCCGAATAAAGACCAGCGCATCTCCGACAACTGGGCGGTGTGCGACTTCCTCCGCATCGACCCGAACCAGCCGGAGAGCGTGGGCCTGCAGCAGGCTTCCCGCGAAACCAGCGTGCTCGCCGGCGTCTCGAACCTCGGCACCGACGGCATGGGCCGTGAACTCGGCGACCGTGAAGCGCTGCTCGTCACCGGTGACAACGCGGCCACCTACCTCGTCTACCGGCTCGCGAACCACGCGAACCAGCCGAACGCCAGCGTGGTCAAGGCGCGCCTCGCGCCGGGCAACATCGTCAAGGCGGCGCTGGGCGTGACGGTCAACGGCCGCAAGATCTCGACCGGTCTGCTCAACGCCATTCCCGAGGTCGACCAGCTGAACGAGCAGCGGGTGCAGAACGCGGGGGCGCCGACGAGCGGCTTCAACATCGACAACCTGCCCATCGGCGCGGTGTTCAAGACACAGCTTTCCGGCGGCTCACCCCAGTTCTGGGTGATCCACCAGACCGGGATCCAGGAGATCTCCGAGGTGGCCGGCGACATCATCCGGACCACGAACACCTCGGTCCCGCAGAACAAGGAGGTTCGCACAGTGAACCTCGACCAGATCGCCAACGTCCGAAAGGTCACGGCCGGCATGCCGGAGGCGCTGAAGGTGGACACCTACCCGAGGCTGAAGCCGGAGATCCTGGACCCGATCAAGAGCGGCACACCGGCGACCTGCCTCGGCTGGCGGACCCAGGGCGACGGGGCCACCAAGGACGAGCGCACCGCCGTCTACGTCAGCAACGAGGTGCCCTTCCCGAAGGACGCCAACGGTGTGCGGCGGACGCCGGTCGCGGTGGGCCAGGCGACGCCGGACGGCATGAAGATCGACAGCTTCTACATGCAGCCGGGCCGGGCCGCGGTGGTGCGGGCGGCGCAGTCGAAGGACTCGTTCACCTCGGGGCCGATCTCGCTGGTTTCCGATCTCGGGTTGCGGTACGGCGTGCCTGACCTGCCGACGGCGCAGGCGCTGTTCGGTCCGGACCCGCAGGCCCCGGCGCCGGAGAACATCCTCAAGCTGCTTCCGGCGGCCGCGACGACGTTGAACGTGAACGACGCGAAGCGGACCTATGACTCGGTGCCGGTGGACCCGAACGCGGGTTCGTTCCCGAGCGCGGCTCCGCAGGCCGAAGGCGCGGGAGGCTGA
- the eccE gene encoding type VII secretion protein EccE — protein MGINLGPLPVMNLVVLEVGLAIGLVLLAINEKLLYVAIGVTAVALVIAFLRWGGQWFTQWVGLSLRYSMRSHSRVANPTPPSSIESIAAAEDAVTGPDDARVNLLRLVVPDLVVAHGVDHERQQVGLAWNDGTWTAVLLVEPAPALISQAGGAPSLPLSALAPCLEDRGVVLDSIQVIWHCYPGSAALPSDSPALSSYMEVLGPLQAAARRTTWVAIRLDPRRCPTAVRERGGGVVGAHRALIGALSRVRNALESQGVPTRPLDPDELLRAGLSAAELTSVAGSGTRVALQERKDSVTSAGIGHASYAISGWPKGKITGTLNALSSVRALSSTIAMSISPSADEGRIGLRGVVRLSARNPRELDVASDRMKAISDRLNIDLTLLRGRQVSGLAATMPMGGTA, from the coding sequence ATGGGGATCAACCTCGGTCCGCTGCCGGTGATGAACCTGGTCGTGCTCGAGGTCGGGCTGGCTATCGGGCTCGTGCTGCTCGCGATCAACGAAAAGCTGCTGTACGTCGCTATCGGTGTGACGGCCGTCGCCCTGGTGATCGCTTTTCTGCGTTGGGGCGGGCAATGGTTCACCCAATGGGTTGGTCTCAGCCTGCGGTATTCGATGCGGTCGCACAGTCGAGTGGCGAATCCCACTCCGCCGAGCAGCATCGAATCGATCGCGGCGGCCGAGGACGCGGTGACCGGTCCGGACGACGCGCGGGTGAACCTGCTGCGGTTGGTCGTCCCCGATCTGGTGGTGGCGCACGGTGTCGACCACGAGCGGCAGCAGGTCGGTCTCGCCTGGAACGACGGAACGTGGACCGCGGTGCTCCTGGTTGAGCCGGCTCCCGCGCTGATCAGCCAGGCCGGCGGGGCGCCGAGCCTTCCGCTTTCCGCGCTGGCGCCGTGCCTCGAGGACCGCGGTGTGGTGCTCGACTCGATCCAGGTGATCTGGCACTGCTACCCGGGGAGCGCGGCCCTGCCGTCGGACTCGCCGGCGCTCAGCTCGTACATGGAGGTCCTGGGTCCGCTGCAGGCAGCCGCGCGGCGTACGACGTGGGTCGCTATCCGGCTGGACCCGCGACGCTGCCCGACGGCCGTGCGGGAACGTGGTGGCGGCGTCGTTGGCGCGCACCGCGCCCTGATCGGCGCGCTTTCGCGGGTTAGGAACGCCCTCGAGTCGCAAGGCGTCCCCACCCGCCCCCTGGACCCGGACGAACTCCTCCGCGCCGGGCTTTCGGCCGCAGAACTCACCTCCGTCGCAGGCTCCGGCACCCGAGTCGCGCTGCAAGAGCGCAAGGACAGCGTGACTTCCGCGGGCATAGGCCATGCGAGCTACGCGATCAGCGGCTGGCCGAAGGGCAAGATCACCGGCACGCTCAACGCGCTCAGCAGCGTGCGCGCCCTGTCCTCGACCATCGCAATGTCCATCTCGCCTTCTGCGGACGAAGGCAGGATCGGCCTCCGCGGCGTGGTGCGCTTGAGCGCGCGAAACCCGCGCGAGCTGGACGTCGCCTCTGACCGGATGAAGGCCATTTCGGACCGGCTCAACATCGACCTCACGCTGCTGCGCGGCCGTCAGGTGTCCGGCCTGGCCGCCACGATGCCGATGGGAGGCACGGCATGA
- a CDS encoding DUF559 domain-containing protein, with protein MVKKIVLNPRLNDVFRGSAAVAAGFVTKAQLQGPRFRRLFQDVYVRSDVKVTHALRCRGATLRVPPEAVLTGRSAATVHGVKLAKPYDPVEFVVPETSRFGPVAGMRIRRTNIKPGESKPWANARMARPIRIALDLIFRHTPRLRGTVRRLRTAVPDLDMFLRRKKIKIDKLKVECRHRRNWGVRLGRIALEFVDTKAESHPESELRVVMQCGGLRPTTQLNVHENGEFIGRLDLAIEGKKTAVEYDGRVHETAAQQLRDKKRRQRLAKAGWKFVIVRAEDLASDYRTILKRIQLAGARA; from the coding sequence ATGGTCAAGAAAATTGTCCTCAATCCACGTCTGAACGACGTCTTCCGCGGTTCGGCTGCCGTCGCAGCTGGCTTCGTCACCAAGGCGCAGCTCCAGGGCCCTCGGTTCAGGCGGCTGTTCCAAGACGTCTACGTTCGCTCGGACGTCAAAGTCACGCATGCACTCAGATGCCGCGGCGCAACCCTGCGAGTACCGCCGGAAGCGGTGCTGACCGGCCGGTCGGCGGCAACCGTCCACGGCGTTAAGCTCGCCAAACCCTACGACCCGGTCGAATTCGTCGTCCCCGAGACGTCTCGCTTCGGGCCGGTCGCTGGGATGCGCATACGACGCACAAATATCAAGCCAGGTGAGTCAAAACCCTGGGCGAACGCACGAATGGCGCGCCCAATTCGCATCGCCCTCGACCTCATCTTCCGTCATACGCCTCGCTTGCGAGGCACCGTCCGCCGCCTGCGCACGGCGGTACCCGACCTGGACATGTTTCTCCGACGCAAAAAGATCAAGATCGACAAGCTCAAGGTCGAGTGCAGGCACCGAAGAAACTGGGGCGTGCGACTAGGCCGCATAGCCCTTGAGTTCGTTGACACGAAAGCGGAATCTCACCCGGAGTCCGAACTGCGCGTCGTCATGCAATGCGGCGGCCTGCGTCCCACGACCCAACTGAACGTGCACGAGAACGGCGAGTTCATCGGCCGCCTGGACCTCGCCATCGAAGGGAAGAAAACAGCGGTCGAATACGACGGGAGGGTGCATGAAACCGCAGCGCAGCAACTCCGCGACAAGAAGCGACGACAAAGGTTGGCGAAGGCAGGTTGGAAGTTTGTGATTGTGCGGGCGGAGGATCTCGCCTCCGACTACCGGACGATCCTGAAACGAATCCAGCTGGCTGGAGCTCGCGCCTGA
- the truA gene encoding tRNA pseudouridine(38-40) synthase TruA, translating to MEVSYDGTNFSGWAKQPGRRTVQGVLEDTLAKQPPGVAVPRSVVVAGRTDAGVHASAQVLHLDAQPFAGKSVNTRIPVDERGIPDLERMRYRWNRHLPADVRVLAATVAPPGFDARFSAVRRHYLYRVSDAPWGVDPLRRYDTLAWGRPLSVDRLNEASAELLGLHDFAAFCKQREGGTTIRELQRLVWRRTAEYAVEVEVSADAFCHSMVRSLVGALLQVGDGRKTTGWPGQQLESRVRDSAVAPAHGLTLVGVDYPPDAELAKRAEQTRNVRTPDSVS from the coding sequence CTGGAAGTGTCTTATGACGGCACAAACTTCTCTGGTTGGGCCAAACAACCAGGTCGGCGCACTGTCCAAGGCGTTCTCGAGGACACCCTCGCCAAGCAGCCGCCCGGCGTAGCCGTCCCTCGTTCCGTGGTCGTCGCAGGCCGCACAGACGCCGGCGTCCACGCCTCCGCCCAAGTCCTCCACCTCGACGCCCAGCCTTTTGCGGGCAAAAGCGTGAACACGCGGATTCCGGTGGATGAGCGGGGCATTCCTGATCTTGAGCGCATGCGTTACCGCTGGAATCGGCACCTGCCGGCGGACGTACGAGTGCTGGCCGCGACGGTTGCTCCGCCCGGCTTCGATGCGCGGTTCTCCGCGGTCCGCAGGCACTACCTTTACCGCGTCTCAGATGCCCCCTGGGGCGTCGATCCGCTGCGCAGATACGACACGCTCGCCTGGGGCCGTCCGTTGTCCGTGGACCGCCTCAACGAGGCTTCGGCCGAACTGCTCGGCCTCCACGACTTCGCCGCCTTCTGCAAGCAACGCGAGGGCGGCACCACCATCCGAGAGCTGCAGCGGTTGGTCTGGCGTCGTACGGCTGAGTATGCGGTTGAGGTCGAGGTTTCGGCGGACGCGTTCTGTCACTCGATGGTCCGCAGCCTCGTTGGCGCGCTGCTTCAGGTCGGTGACGGCCGCAAAACCACCGGCTGGCCAGGGCAGCAGCTGGAGTCCCGCGTTCGCGACAGCGCGGTCGCACCGGCTCATGGGCTGACGCTGGTGGGCGTCGACTACCCGCCGGACGCCGAGTTGGCCAAACGAGCCGAGCAGACCCGCAACGTCCGCACGCCTGATTCCGTTTCGTAG
- the rplQ gene encoding 50S ribosomal protein L17 encodes MPTPTKGARLGGSAAHQRHLLANLATSLFEHGRITTTEAKARRVRPLAEKLITKAKRGDLHNRRQIQQVIRDKSVVHKLIAEIGPGFADRAGGYIRITKTMPRKGDNAPMAVIELVAEKTVTAEAQAARKTKFAKDEAPKTAEAPAEETKADGAETDQDADAPESATKDATDAPADVTDEANASAGESTAKKDES; translated from the coding sequence ATGCCCACCCCCACCAAGGGAGCCCGTCTCGGCGGGTCGGCCGCCCACCAGCGGCACCTGCTGGCCAACCTGGCCACGTCGCTGTTCGAGCACGGCCGGATCACCACCACCGAGGCGAAGGCCCGGCGGGTGCGTCCGCTGGCCGAGAAGCTGATCACCAAGGCGAAGCGGGGCGACCTGCACAACCGTCGCCAGATCCAGCAGGTCATCCGTGACAAGTCGGTCGTGCACAAGCTGATCGCCGAGATCGGTCCCGGCTTCGCGGACCGTGCGGGCGGCTACATCCGCATCACCAAGACGATGCCGCGCAAGGGCGACAACGCCCCGATGGCGGTCATCGAACTGGTGGCGGAGAAGACCGTGACCGCCGAGGCGCAGGCCGCGCGCAAGACCAAGTTCGCCAAGGACGAGGCCCCGAAGACCGCGGAGGCCCCGGCCGAGGAGACCAAGGCCGACGGCGCGGAGACCGACCAGGACGCGGACGCGCCCGAGTCGGCCACCAAGGACGCCACCGACGCCCCCGCCGACGTCACCGACGAGGCCAACGCTTCTGCGGGCGAAAGCACTGCCAAGAAGGACGAGTCCTGA
- a CDS encoding DNA-directed RNA polymerase subunit alpha has product MLISQRPALGEETVNETRSRFTIEPLEPGFGYTLGNSLRRTLLSSIPGAAVTSIRIDGVLHEFTTVPGVKEDVTDIILNLKELVVSSEEDEPVTMYLRKQGPGEVTAADIVPPAGVTVHNPDLHIASLNGKGKLEIELVVERGRGYVPALQNKQAGAEIGRIPVDSIYSPVLKVTYKVEATRVEQRTDFDKLILDVETKPSITPRDAVASAGKTLVELFGLARELNVDAEGIEIGPSPQEADTIAAYAMPIEDLDLTVRSYNCLKREGIHTVGELVSRSEADLLDIRNFGAKSIDEVKLKLVGLGLALKDSPPGFDPTAAATSYDGEGWSEGVGGITDGISDNGHDDGQDYAETEQL; this is encoded by the coding sequence GTGCTGATTTCCCAGCGGCCGGCTCTCGGCGAAGAGACGGTCAACGAAACCAGGTCCCGGTTCACCATCGAGCCGCTCGAGCCCGGTTTCGGTTACACGCTCGGCAACTCGCTGCGGCGCACGCTGCTGTCGTCCATTCCGGGCGCGGCGGTCACCAGCATCCGCATCGACGGGGTGCTGCACGAGTTCACCACCGTTCCCGGGGTGAAGGAAGACGTCACCGACATCATCCTGAACCTGAAGGAGCTCGTGGTGAGCTCCGAGGAGGACGAGCCGGTCACCATGTACCTGCGCAAGCAGGGCCCTGGTGAGGTCACCGCCGCGGACATCGTGCCGCCGGCCGGGGTCACCGTGCACAACCCGGATCTGCACATCGCCTCGCTGAACGGCAAGGGCAAGCTGGAGATCGAGCTGGTCGTCGAGCGTGGCCGCGGCTACGTGCCCGCCCTGCAGAACAAGCAGGCCGGCGCCGAGATCGGCCGGATTCCGGTCGACTCGATCTACTCGCCGGTGCTGAAGGTGACCTACAAGGTCGAGGCCACCCGTGTCGAGCAGCGCACCGACTTCGACAAGCTCATCCTGGACGTCGAGACCAAGCCGTCCATCACCCCCCGCGACGCCGTGGCTTCTGCGGGCAAAACACTGGTCGAGCTGTTCGGCCTGGCGCGTGAGCTCAACGTCGACGCCGAGGGCATCGAGATCGGGCCGTCGCCGCAGGAGGCGGACACCATCGCCGCCTACGCGATGCCGATCGAGGACCTCGACCTGACCGTGCGGTCCTACAACTGCCTCAAGCGCGAGGGGATCCACACGGTCGGCGAGCTGGTTTCGCGGTCAGAAGCAGACCTGCTCGACATCCGCAACTTCGGTGCGAAGTCCATCGACGAGGTCAAGCTGAAGCTCGTCGGCCTGGGCCTCGCGCTCAAGGACAGCCCGCCCGGGTTCGACCCGACCGCGGCCGCGACCAGCTACGACGGCGAGGGCTGGTCCGAGGGCGTTGGCGGGATCACCGACGGTATTTCGGACAACGGCCACGACGATGGCCAGGACTACGCAGAGACGGAGCAGCTGTAG
- the rpsD gene encoding 30S ribosomal protein S4: MARYTGPATRISRRLKVDLIGGDQAFERRPYPPGQHGRGRIKESEYLLQLQEKQKARYTYGVLERQFVRYYKDAVRRTGKTGENLLQILESRLDNVIYRAGIARTRRQARQLVSHGHFLVNGKKVNVPSFQVSKFDIIDVKPKSMGTLPFVAAKESFGERPIPAWLQVVQSNLRVLVHQLPERAQIDVPVQEQLIVELYSK; encoded by the coding sequence ATGGCTCGTTACACCGGCCCGGCGACGCGTATTTCCCGTCGCCTCAAGGTTGACCTCATCGGCGGCGACCAGGCTTTCGAGCGCCGCCCGTACCCGCCCGGCCAGCACGGCCGCGGCCGCATCAAGGAGAGCGAGTACCTGCTTCAGCTTCAGGAGAAGCAGAAGGCTCGCTACACCTACGGCGTTCTCGAGCGCCAGTTCGTCCGCTACTACAAGGACGCTGTGCGCCGCACCGGCAAGACCGGTGAGAACCTGCTCCAGATCCTGGAGTCCCGGCTCGACAACGTGATCTACCGCGCTGGCATCGCCAGGACGCGCCGTCAGGCCCGCCAGCTGGTGAGCCACGGCCACTTCCTGGTCAACGGCAAGAAGGTCAACGTGCCGAGCTTCCAGGTCTCGAAGTTCGACATCATCGACGTGAAGCCGAAGTCGATGGGCACCCTGCCGTTCGTGGCGGCGAAGGAGTCCTTCGGCGAGCGCCCCATCCCGGCGTGGCTGCAGGTCGTCCAGTCGAACCTGCGGGTGCTGGTCCACCAGCTGCCCGAGCGTGCGCAGATCGACGTTCCGGTTCAGGAACAGCTGATCGTCGAGCTCTACTCGAAGTGA
- the rpsK gene encoding 30S ribosomal protein S11 yields the protein MPPKSRTAGAKKVRRKEKKNVAHGHAHIKSTFNNTIVSITDPTGAVISWASSGHVGFKGSRKSTPFAAQMAAENAARKAAEHGMKKVDVFVKGPGSGRETAIRSLQAAGLEVGTIQDVTPQPHNGCRPPKRRRV from the coding sequence ATGCCACCGAAGTCTCGTACCGCCGGGGCCAAGAAGGTCCGGCGCAAGGAAAAGAAGAACGTGGCCCACGGCCACGCCCACATCAAGAGCACCTTCAACAACACCATCGTGTCGATCACCGACCCGACCGGTGCGGTGATCTCGTGGGCGTCCTCCGGCCACGTCGGCTTCAAGGGTTCCCGCAAGTCGACCCCGTTCGCCGCGCAGATGGCCGCTGAGAACGCGGCCCGCAAGGCCGCCGAGCACGGCATGAAGAAGGTCGACGTGTTCGTGAAGGGCCCGGGTTCGGGCCGGGAGACCGCGATCCGCTCGCTGCAGGCTGCGGGTCTCGAGGTCGGCACCATCCAGGACGTGACCCCGCAGCCTCACAACGGCTGCCGCCCGCCCAAGCGGCGCCGGGTCTGA
- the rpsM gene encoding 30S ribosomal protein S13 codes for MARLAGVDLPREKRLEIALTYIYGIGRTRSKQMIAAAELNADTRVKDLSDDDLLKLRDYMDENFKVEGDLRREVNADIRRKIEIGCYEGLRWRRGLPVRGQRTKTNARTRKGPKKTVAGKKKAGKK; via the coding sequence ATGGCACGACTCGCTGGCGTAGACCTCCCCCGCGAAAAGCGGCTGGAGATCGCGCTGACCTACATCTACGGCATCGGCCGTACCCGCTCCAAGCAGATGATCGCCGCCGCCGAGCTGAACGCGGACACCCGCGTGAAGGACCTCAGCGACGACGACCTGCTGAAGCTGCGGGACTACATGGACGAGAACTTCAAGGTCGAGGGTGACCTTCGCCGCGAGGTGAACGCCGACATCCGTCGGAAGATCGAGATCGGGTGCTACGAGGGTCTGCGGTGGCGCCGCGGGCTTCCCGTCCGTGGGCAGCGGACCAAGACCAACGCCCGCACCCGCAAGGGTCCGAAGAAGACGGTCGCCGGCAAGAAGAAGGCTGGCAAGAAGTGA